From Dehalococcoidia bacterium, a single genomic window includes:
- a CDS encoding PAC2 family protein: MRINEFELRDPVPELRRPIAIAMLRPWIDVGRVGTLALNILQRHLGAQELGRLAEPGKFFDFTRYRPRMRTVNGQRVFTTPNTIIHHAHDEPTDRDYLFLHIREPHAFGEEYCRAISDVLSHFDIQEYCRIGGMYDSVPHTRPLLVTGTMNDDQAAKATGLVSQRRSTYQGPTSIVNMVSDLVTQGEIPTTSLMAHLPQYMQLDEDHMGAARIIEILTAMFDLPNSLADRERGRRQYEDVNRAVENNPEVRSLIGRLESYYDRVLVEGGQDDGEEDDEGADLAPGVEQFLREVTGQVEEDDSDDDSTS; encoded by the coding sequence ATGCGAATAAACGAATTTGAACTCAGAGACCCGGTGCCAGAATTGAGGCGACCCATTGCGATCGCGATGCTCCGGCCATGGATAGACGTGGGAAGGGTGGGTACGCTCGCGCTCAATATACTCCAGCGCCATCTAGGGGCTCAGGAACTGGGCAGGCTGGCCGAACCCGGAAAGTTCTTCGACTTCACCAGGTACCGGCCCCGGATGCGCACCGTCAACGGGCAGCGTGTGTTCACGACTCCCAACACCATCATCCACCATGCGCACGATGAGCCTACGGACAGGGACTACCTGTTCCTGCACATACGGGAGCCGCACGCCTTCGGAGAGGAGTATTGCCGAGCGATATCGGACGTACTTTCACACTTCGACATCCAGGAGTATTGCCGGATCGGGGGAATGTACGACTCCGTGCCTCACACCAGGCCACTGCTGGTGACGGGCACGATGAACGACGATCAGGCGGCGAAGGCGACCGGGCTGGTGTCGCAGAGGCGTAGCACGTACCAGGGGCCAACTTCCATCGTCAACATGGTGTCTGACCTCGTGACACAGGGCGAGATTCCGACTACCAGCCTGATGGCGCACCTGCCCCAGTATATGCAGCTAGACGAGGACCATATGGGAGCGGCACGGATCATCGAGATCCTGACCGCCATGTTCGACCTGCCCAATTCGCTCGCAGACAGGGAGCGTGGTCGTCGCCAGTACGAGGACGTCAACAGGGCGGTTGAGAACAACCCCGAGGTACGCTCTCTGATCGGGAGGCTCGAGTCTTACTACGATCGTGTGCTCGTCGAGGGCGGGCAGGACGACGGTGAAGAGGACGACGAAGGAGCCGACCTGGCCCCTGGTGTCGA